The Mangifera indica cultivar Alphonso chromosome 8, CATAS_Mindica_2.1, whole genome shotgun sequence genome has a window encoding:
- the LOC123223520 gene encoding LOW QUALITY PROTEIN: F-box/LRR-repeat protein At5g63520 (The sequence of the model RefSeq protein was modified relative to this genomic sequence to represent the inferred CDS: inserted 1 base in 1 codon), translating to MDTGQPCSSSTNFKAESGLILKNEDLLYIILCKLPARSFASSACVCKTWHKVCNQILARPKISSAFSLRTTSRIAVNEVVGKVLSAPIRPHFAIATVGSGFHLNQTIKWLARSLGSQTPIIVSRAGGIMGRHAVTDQFQEVKFAAVDYDACIHEGSTGIVLTVGFVPGLKVDAIPLLKLKRGPVAMIDQFVMDIRNYTTSFSKCASPVGIIMFGDEDSDLALVMENLDYAMSMQTVIVGDERCQFVYRSGNPLRNFREDVNXGAVALTFASDKDKLKDIGKIQFHLALSKGVTAIGPRHRVVSVGANNLDRVTWFTARREGNQQVLDGQQILDHINDQLGNDVEWPELYIGVTKRRKCSIGSEKPGLITSLAFHRVADGDEQYLYAEGLGIRSGDYFQFYHPDTATALASCHNINTKFRNLKAEYSSKSCLHRRGITDGVGKEVLGGFIFSCCCRGDPFFGCGNVDSYPFIENFPDVPVAGIFCGGEIGRGSFSLMGQESQESPARSVQHVFSTVYLLMSYTPVCREH from the exons TGGTCTTATTTTGAAGAACGAAGACCTTCTCTATATCATATTGTGTAAACTTCCCGCCCGGTCCTTTGCTTCATCGGCGTGCGTTTGCAAAACTTGGCACAAAGTCTGCAATCAGATCCTCGCTCGCCCTAAAATCTCCTCCGCTTTTTCCCTCCGCACAACCTCTCGG ATAGCTGTAAACGAGGTTGTTGGTAAGGTGCTATCAGCGCCCATTCGACCACATTTTGCCATTGCAACCGTTGGCAGCGGATTTCACTTAAACCAGACCATTAAATgg TTAGCACGAAGTTTGGGATCCCAAACTCCTATTATTGTGTCGCGTGCTGGTGGAATAATGGGCAGACACGCTGTTACTGATCAGTTTCAAGAG GTGAAATTTGCGGCTGTTGACTATGATGCTTGTATACACGAAGGAAGCACAGGCATTGTATTGACAGTAGGCTTTGTTCCAGGACTAAAAGTTGATGCTATTCCGCTACTAAAACTAAAGAGG GGACCTGTGGCTATGATTGATCAATTTGTGATGGATATTAGGAATTACACAACCTCTTTCTCAAAGTGTGCATCACCAGTTGGGATTATAATGTTTGGA GATGAAGATTCTGACCTGGCACTTGTCATGGAAAACTTGG ATTATGCCATGTCTATGCAAACTGTTATTGTGGGTGATGAGAGATGCCAGTTTGTTTATAGAAGTGGGAATCCATTAAGAAATTTTCGTGAAGATGTAA ATGGTGCTGTTGCCCTTACTTTTGCAAGTGATAAAGACAAACTTAAAG ATATAGGGAAAATTCAGTTCCATCTTGCATTGTCAAAAGGTGTTACAGCAATAGGTCCAAGGCACAGGGTGGTTTCTGTTGGAGCTAATAACTTAGATCGTGTCACATGGTTCACTGCCAGAAGAGAAGGAAATCAACAGGTCCTTGATGGTCAACAAATTTTAGATCATATAAATGATCAG TTGGGAAATGATGTTGAATGGCCTGAATTGTACATCGGGGTTACAAAGCGAAGAAAGTGCTCCATTGGGTCAGAAAAGCCAGGGCTGATTACTTCCTTGGCATTCCATCGAGTTGCCGA TGGAGATGAGCAGTACCTTTATGCTGAGGGTCTTGGTATCAGAAGTGGTGACTATTTCCAGTTTTACCATCCAGATACAGCTACTGCATTAGCTTCATGTCATAATATCAACACAAAGTTCAGAAATCTCAAGGCAGAGTACAGTTCCAAAAGTTGCCTCCACAGAAGGGGTATTACTGATGGTGTTGGTAAGGAAGTACTAGGAGGCTTTATTTTCTCCTGCTGTTGCCGTGGAGATCCATTCTTTGGATGCGGTAATGTTGATAGTTACCCATTCATAGAAAACTTTCCTGATGTTCCAGTGGCGGGAATATTTTGTGGTGGGGAAATCGGACGTGGATCTTTCAGTTTGATGGGGCAAGAAAGTCAAGAAAGCCCAGCGCGTTCTGTTCAGCATGTTTTTAGCACGGTTTATTTATTGATGTCATATACACCAGTTTGTCGAGAGCATTAG